In a single window of the Bactrocera dorsalis isolate Fly_Bdor chromosome 2, ASM2337382v1, whole genome shotgun sequence genome:
- the LOC105225871 gene encoding glutathione S-transferase 1-1 — MDFYYLPGSAPCRSVLLTAKNLGIELNKKLLNLMAGEHLTPEFLKINPQHTIPTLVDDGFALWESRAILVYLVEKYGKDDALFPKCPKKQAVVNQRLYFDMGTLYKSLADYYYPQIFAKQPADPELYKKIEVAFDFLNTFLEGNNYVAGDQLTVADLAILASVSTFEVLKFDFSKYANVARWYENAKKIPGWDENWEGCLEFKKFLD, encoded by the coding sequence ATGGATTTCTATTACTTGCCCGGTTCCGCACCTTGCCGTTCAGTACTCTTGACTGCCAAGAATCTCGGCATCGAATTGAAtaagaaattattgaatttgatGGCTGGTGAGCATTTGACACCAGAATTCTTAAAGATTAATCCGCAGCACACTATTCCCACCTTGGTGGATGATGGCTTCGCTTTGTGGGAATCGCGTGCTATTCTTGTGTACTTGGTCGAGAAATACGGCAAGGACGATGCCTTGTTCCCTAAGTGCCCCAAGAAGCAAGCTGTCGTTAATCAGCGCTTATACTTCGACATGGGTACGCTATACAAGTCTCTCGCCGACTACTACTACCCACAAATCTTCGCCAAGCAGCCAGCTGATCCAGAGCTATACAAGAAGATTGAGGTCGCTTTCGACTTCCTGAATACTTTCCTAGAGGGTAACAACTACGTGGCTGGCGATCAATTGACCGTGGCTGATTTGGCTATTTTAGCTTCAGTATCAACCTTCGAAGTTTTAAAATTCGATTTCAGCAAATATGCCAACGTTGCCAGATGGTACGAAAATGCTAAGAAAATTCCAGGCTGGGACGAGAACTGGGAAGGTTGCTTGGAATTCAAGAAATTCCTGGACTAA
- the LOC105225840 gene encoding glutathione S-transferase D1-like isoform X1 — protein sequence MYIYILIWSVRRKMDFYYLPLSAPCRAVTMTAEALGVKLNKIKLDLFAGAHLKPEFLKLNPQHTIPTLVDNGFSIWESRAIIIYLVEKYGKNDSLYPNCPKKRALINQRLFFDAGTLYQAFYNSYVFKCWFKQPIDAEKINKIDTAFEFFNTFLEGHTYAAGDTLTLADLSLLATVSSYDVAKYDFSKYANVARWYENLKKTAPGWEENWAGCVEYGKFLN from the exons atgtatatttatatacttatatggtctgtaag aCGCAAAATGGACTTCTACTATCTTCCTTTATCGGCTCCTTGTCGTGCCGTCACCATGACCGCCGAAGCGCTCGgcgttaaattaaataagataAAGTTAGATTTGTTTGCAGGAGCTCATCTGAAACCAGAGTTTCTTAAACTCAACCCACAACATACAATACCCACATTGGTGGATAACGGTTTCTCAATTTGGGAATCACGTGCCATAATCATCTATTTGGTCGAAAAATACGGTAAAAATGATTCGTTATACCCGAATTGCCCGAAGAAGCGCGCTCTCATCAACCAACGTCTGTTCTTTGATGCCGGTACATTATACCAAGCGTTCTATAATTCCTATGTATTCAAATGTTGGTTCAAACAGCCTATAGATGCTGAAAAGATCAATAAAATTGATACAGCTTTTGAGTTCTTCAACACTTTCTTGGAAGGACATACTTATGCTGCCGGCGATACTTTGACTCTCGCTGATCTCTCGCTGCTAGCAACAGTGTCATCTTATGATGTTGCCAAATACGATTTCAGTAAATATGCCAATGTGGCCAGATGGTACGAGAATTTGAAGAAAACTGCACCTGGTTGGGAAGAAAACTGGGCGGGCTGTGTAGAATATGGAAAATTTCTGaactaa
- the LOC109579500 gene encoding glutathione S-transferase 1-1 — protein sequence MDLYYYPGSAPCHAVLLTARSLGIGLNKKFLDLLARENMSNDFAKINPQKVVPTLVDKDFVLWESRAIMIYLVQEYGRDDSLYPKCPKKRAVINQRLYFDMDTLYKSFADYYYPQLFFKKPVVPELYKNMETAMELLNIFLEGNKYVAGDQLSVSDLSILASVSIFDVANFDLSKYANVARWYEHCKRLPGWDENWAGCLEFKKLFV from the coding sequence ATGGACTTGTACTATTACCCCGGTTCTGCTCCGTGCCACGCAGTGTTACTCACTGCTAGAAGTCTCGGCATTGGATTGAATAAGAAATTCCTAGATTTGCTAGCGAGAGAAAATATGAGCAATGACTTCGCGAAGATCAACCCTCAGAAAGTCGTGCCCACCTTGGTTGACAAGGATTTTGTGCTGTGGGAATCACGCGCGATTATGATTTACTTGGTGCAAGAATATGGCAGAGATGATTCATTGTATCCCAAGTGTCCCAAGAAGCGTGCTGTCATCAATCAGCGCTTATACTTCGACATGGACACATTGTACAAATCCTTTGCAGACTATTACTATCCACAACTCTTTTTTAAGAAACCAGTGGTGCCTGAACTGTATAAAAATATGGAGACTGCTATGGAGCTCTTGAACATTTTTCTAGAAGGCAACAAATATGTGGCGGGTGATCAACTGTCCGTGTCTGATTTATCTATTTTAGCATCGGTATCTATATTTGATGTTGCGAATTTCGACCTCAGCAAATATGCCAATGTTGCCAGATGGTACGAACATTGTAAAAGACTTCCAGGTTGGGACGAAAACTGGGCAGGTTGCTTGGAATTCAAGAAGTTATTTGTGTAA
- the LOC105225840 gene encoding glutathione S-transferase D1-like isoform X2 — MDFYYLPLSAPCRAVTMTAEALGVKLNKIKLDLFAGAHLKPEFLKLNPQHTIPTLVDNGFSIWESRAIIIYLVEKYGKNDSLYPNCPKKRALINQRLFFDAGTLYQAFYNSYVFKCWFKQPIDAEKINKIDTAFEFFNTFLEGHTYAAGDTLTLADLSLLATVSSYDVAKYDFSKYANVARWYENLKKTAPGWEENWAGCVEYGKFLN; from the coding sequence ATGGACTTCTACTATCTTCCTTTATCGGCTCCTTGTCGTGCCGTCACCATGACCGCCGAAGCGCTCGgcgttaaattaaataagataAAGTTAGATTTGTTTGCAGGAGCTCATCTGAAACCAGAGTTTCTTAAACTCAACCCACAACATACAATACCCACATTGGTGGATAACGGTTTCTCAATTTGGGAATCACGTGCCATAATCATCTATTTGGTCGAAAAATACGGTAAAAATGATTCGTTATACCCGAATTGCCCGAAGAAGCGCGCTCTCATCAACCAACGTCTGTTCTTTGATGCCGGTACATTATACCAAGCGTTCTATAATTCCTATGTATTCAAATGTTGGTTCAAACAGCCTATAGATGCTGAAAAGATCAATAAAATTGATACAGCTTTTGAGTTCTTCAACACTTTCTTGGAAGGACATACTTATGCTGCCGGCGATACTTTGACTCTCGCTGATCTCTCGCTGCTAGCAACAGTGTCATCTTATGATGTTGCCAAATACGATTTCAGTAAATATGCCAATGTGGCCAGATGGTACGAGAATTTGAAGAAAACTGCACCTGGTTGGGAAGAAAACTGGGCGGGCTGTGTAGAATATGGAAAATTTCTGaactaa
- the LOC125776420 gene encoding glutathione S-transferase D1-like gives MDFYYLPLSAPCRAVTMTAEALGVKLNKIKLDLFAGAHLKPEFLKLNPQHTIPTLVDNGFSIWESRAIIIYLVEKYGKNDSLYPKCPKKRALINQRLFFDAGTLYQAFVNAYIAKYMFKKPIDDEKINKIDTAFEFLNTFLEGHTYAAGDTLTLADLSLLATVSSYDVAKYDFSKYANVARWYENLKKTAPGWEENWAGCIEYGELMN, from the coding sequence ATGGACTTCTACTATCTTCCTTTATCGGCTCCTTGTCGTGCCGTCACCATGACCGCCGAAGCGCTCGgcgttaaattaaataagataAAGTTAGATTTGTTTGCAGGAGCTCATCTGAAACCAGAGTTTCTTAAACTCAACCCACAACATACAATACCCACATTGGTGGATAATGGCTTCTCTATTTGGGAGTCACGTGCCATAATCATCTATTTGGTCGAAAAATACGGTAAAAATGATTCGTTATACCCGAAATGCCCGAAGAAGCGCGCTCTCATCAACCAACGTCTGTTCTTTGATGCCGGCACATTATACCAGGCGTTCGTTAATGCCTATATagcaaaatatatgtttaaaaagcCTATAGATGATGAAAAGATCAATAAAATTGATACAGCTTTTGAGTTCTTGAACACTTTCCTCGAAGGACATACTTATGCTGCCGGCGATACTTTGACTCTCGCTGATCTCTCGTTGTTAGCAACAGTGTCATCTTATGATGTTGCCAAATACGATTTCAGTAAATATGCCAATGTGGCCAGATGGTACGAGAATTTGAAGAAAACTGCACCCGGTTGGGAAGAAAACTGGGCGGGCTGTATAGAATATGGGGAATTAATGAACtaa
- the LOC105225817 gene encoding glutathione S-transferase D1, with amino-acid sequence MDFYYLPASAPCRAVEMAAKALGVELNKKQLNLFAGEHLKPAFLKLNPQHTIPTLVDNGFSIWESRAIIIYLAEKYGKNDSLYPKDPKKRAVVNQLLFFDISTIYSAFVNTYVQQYLFKKEVDAEKYKAVDTAFEFLNTFLEGRKYVAGDAYTLADISLIATVSSYEIVNYDISKYANVARWYESVKKSAPGWEENWAGCLEYKKLLGV; translated from the coding sequence ATGGATTTTTACTATTTGCCTGCTTCCGCTCCTTGCCGCGCCGTCGAGATGGCCGCCAAAGCTTTGGGAGTCGAATTGAATAAGAAACAGCTAAATTTGTTTGCTGGAGAGCATTTGAAGCCGGCATTTCTTAAACTCAACCCACAACATACAATTCCTACATTGGTAGACAACGGTTTCTCTATTTGGGAGTCACGTGCCATAATCATCTATTTAGCCGAAAAATACGGCAAAAATGACTCCTTGTACCCGAAAGACCCCAAGAAGCGTGCTGTCGTCAATCAACTGCTCTTCTTCGATATCTCCACAATATATAGCGCCTTTGTTAACACATATGTCCAACAATACCTCTTCAAGAAAGAAGTCGATGCAGAGAAGTACAAGGCAGTCGATACAGCTTTTGAATTCTTGAACACATTCCTGGAGGGACGGAAATATGTTGCTGGAGATGCTTATACTCTGGCTGATATTTCGTTGATTGCAACAGTGTCATCTTATGAAATTGTCAACTATGATATCAGTAAATATGCCAATGTCGCCAGATGGTACGAGAGTGTGAAGAAGAGTGCACCCGGTTGGGAGGAAAATTGGGCTGGTTGTTtggaatataaaaaactattagGTGTTTAA
- the LOC105225818 gene encoding uncharacterized protein LOC105225818: MTPSRLLKCFALILLLGLGSTHAVPLDAVTNAPTPQFEVANTNAAEAPNAGDEQQISMPTNETELEAAASEQKPQTLPAANTGSASGDAATPMYAGFLTPEAIQQYISQFGAAYPGYAAYPAPIGYAAAAPPAPLPGTGPIYPGPYVVQTGYEGYLVPTANTPVEANNSNSNSLLSPFTYLTNLFSVMMMSALFRVVATILGAIGMIFFGGALSRFVCSFTPLCNVTTTAVEYLKSDNAERVGRMIAEGMTPERVRRATVFVQNAIRKYHELQKLVGSDEKDD; encoded by the exons ATGACACCTTCCAGATTGCTGAAGTGCTTCGCGCTCATACTTCTACTGGGCCTAGGAAGTACGCACGCGGTGCCACTAGATGCAGTGACGAATGCGCCGACGCCACAATTTGAAGTCGCCAACACAAATGCAGCCGAAGCGCCAAACGCTGGAGATGAGCAGCAAATTAGCATGCCAACAAATGAGACGGAACTTGAGGCTGCTGCCAGCGAACAAAAACCACAAACTCTTCCGGCG GCGAATACAGGCAGCGCGAGTGGCGATGCGGCAACACCGATGTACGCCGGCTTCCTGACACCCGAGGCCATTCAGCAGTATATTAGTCAATTTGGTGCGGCCTATCCCGGTTATGCCGCCTATCCAGCGCCCATCGGCTATGCGGCAGCTGCGCCTCCTGCACCACTACCTGGCACCGGCCCCATCTATCCGGGTCCATATGTCGTGCAGACTGGCTATGAAGGCTATTTAGTGCCTACGGCTAATACACCCGTGGAAGCtaataatagcaacagcaacTCACTTCTAAGTCCTTTCACCTACTTGACGAACCTCTTCTCGGTGATGATGATGTCGGCCTTGTTTCGTGTCGTCGCCACTATTCTCGGTGCGATCGGCATGATATTCTTTGGCGGCGCCCTGTCCAGATTCGTCTGCAGCTTCACACCGCTTTGTAATGTCACCACTACAGCTGTGGAGTATTTGAAGAGCGACAATGCGGAACGTGTGGGTCGCATGATAGCCGAGGGCATGACACCGGAACGTGTGCGTCGTGCTACGGTATTTGTACAGAACGCAATACGCAAATATCACGAACTGCAGAAGCTTGTGGGCAGTGATGAGAAGGATGACTAA